The nucleotide window TCAAAAGCCGCCCTTCACCGGGCGGCTTTTTGCATGCTCCCGACGTTCAACGCCCCACAGGCAACCGCATGCCAAACGCCGAGAGCCACGTATGCAAGCCCACCACCACACCCACCGCCGCAAACGCCACCACGCCAACAACACTGCCCGCCAACAACAGCCCCCAGGCAGGCCAGGTGGGCACCGCCGTGTGAAACACCACCAACACCGCCACCATGCCCGCCGTCGCCAGCGCGACCCGCACCGCCGCCTGCACCACACCGCCGACAACATCTCCCCCAACGCGCCCCCGCAGCCACCAGACGCCCAGCGCCACCTCCAGCGTGACCGCCGCCGAATTTGCCAGCGCCAGCCCGCCATGCCCCAATGAGCGCAAGAGCAGCAGAGCCAGCGCAACGTTGCCAACCATCGCAATCAGCGCCATCCACAACGGCGTCAGCGTGTCCTTGCGTGCGTAAAACGTCCGCGCCACCACTTCCAGCGCACTATGCCCAACCAGCCCCAAGGCGTAGAACCGCAAGGCTATCGTCACAGCGTCTGTTGCCGCGGCGGTAAACGCGCCCCCCTCATACACCGTCTGCACCAGAGCGCGCCCCAATATCCAGAGCCCCGCCGCTGTGGGAATGGTCAACAGCAAAATCAGGCGCATGGCGGTCTCGAACGTGCGCCGTAATCCCGCCAAATCCCCTTGTCCCGCCAGATGCGCCAACGTTGGGAAAAGCGCCGTGGCAAGCGCACTGGCAAAAATCGTCTCCGGCACCTGCACAAGATGCCATGCAAACGTCAACGCCGCCAGGCTCCCTTCTTCCAAACGCGACTCCAGGTTTGAAACCACAAGCCAATTGAGTTTGATGACGCCCAACGCCAGCACACGCGGCCCCATCAGCCGCAACACATCACGCAAGCCGCGGTCGTGCAACGCCAAATGGGGGCGAATACGCACGCCGTAGCGCCACAAGCCCGGCACTTGAATCGCAGCATGGAGCGCCGCCCCAATCACCACGCCCCACGCCAACCCAAAAATCGCTTTTTCGGGCGCCATCCGTGGGCTCAAGACCAACGCACCGAAGATGATGCCCAGGTTGTACATGACGGGGGCAAACGCGGGGAGCAAAAAATGCTGAAATGTGTTCAAAACGCCCATGAAGAGACCACTCACGCTAAAAATGAGCGTGCTCAGCAAAATCAACCGCATGAGCGCCACCGTCAAGTGTTGCTGTGCCGCGTCGAACCCAGGCGCCACCACCACACGCACCAGCCAGGGCGCTACCAGCGCTACCACTCCCGCCAGCAACGCCGTCAGCAAGAAGACAACCGTCAGCACGTTGCCAATCAGCCGCCAGACCGCTTCACGTTCGCGCGTGCTCACATACTCCGCCAACACGGGAATGAACGCCGTCGCCAGCGCCCCGCCGGCAATGAGGGTGAAAATCAGGTCGGGGATGTTGAAGGCGGCATAGTAGGCGTCCAGTTCAGCCACGGCGCCAAACGTGCGCGCCACAATGATTTCGCGCCCAATGCCGCTGACCTTCGCCGCCAGATACCCCGCCATGACGATGAAGGTGGCGCGGGCAAGGCGACGGTTGGCGTGCGAATGCTGTTCAGACATGCAAAACCTCACGCGCATATGGAGAGACGTGAGGTTTGTACTCGAAAGGCGGAGGCAAGGCAAAAGGAACGGCTGCGGGACATCGTCTCAATCCGAAGAGCGAGGTCGCTGTGGCGGCAAAAGCGCGCGCGATGAGAGCCATTCCACCCACGCCACATCAAGCGCGGGGGGCGTTGTATCGCTCAGCACCAGCATTCCCCGACAGCCGCGGCACGCCAGCACATCGCCCACTGCGAATGTGTCCGCCACAACCAGGCGCGCCCCACACAACGGGCAACGCGCGGTTTCGCGTTCGCTCATGCCAAAAAGTCCCGCAAGCGCCGACTGCGGCTGGGGTGGCGCAATTTGCGCAAGGCTTCCACCTCAATCTGGCGGATACGCTCGCGTGTGAGCCCATACTTTTGCCCGACTTGCTCCAACGTCATGCCCTTGCCCCCCTTGAGCCCGTAGCGCAAACGCAAAATTTGGGCTTCGCGCGGGTGGAGCGAGGCAAAGACGCGCTCCAACTCTTCACGCAAGAGGTGCTGCGAGGTGTGGTCGAGCGGTGACGGCGACGAGTCGTCTTCGATGAAGTCGCTCAGGTTGGTTTCGCCATCGTCACCGACGGGGGTTTCCAGGCTCATGGGGTGTTGCGCTACACGGATCATCTGTTGCACTTTTTCGGGGGTGGTGTTGAGCGCCGACGCCAACTCTTCCACCGTCGGCTCACGCCCCAATTCCTGCGAGAGTTGCCGCTCCACGCGCTTCATTTCGCTGATGCGTTCCGTCATGTGGACGGGCACGCGAATGGTGCGGCTCTGGTCGGCGATAGCGCGCGTAATCGCCTGGCGAATCCACCAGGTGGCGTAGGTGCTGAATTTGTACCCCAGGTGGTAGTCGAACTTTTCGACGGCGCGCATCAAGCCAATGTTGCCTTCCTGAATGAGATCGAGCAGCGGCACGCCGCGCCCTTCGTATCGCTTGGCAATCGAAATGACGAGGCGGTAGTTTGATTCGATGAGACGCCGACGCGCTTCGCGCCCATCTTGCACCAGGGCTTCCAACTCGCGCCGTGTCGCGTCATCCAACACCTCCCCCTCGGCGCGCAAACGGGCTTCGGCGGCTTTGCCGCGCTCCATACGCTGCGCCAACTCCACTTCTTGCTCGGCGGTCAACAAGGGGTGCTGGCAACTTTCCAGCAAGTAGAGCCCCACGGTGTCATCGGGGTTGACCAGAGACAAATCGCGCCATGCAGACGTTGAGGCGGGACGTGGTGAGCGGGTGCGTTCAGGAACATCTGCGGTCACTTCAACACCGGCTTCTTCAAGGCGTTCGCACAAGATAAGCAACGTTTCTTCGTCAGGGGGTGGTGAAAATCGGGCGAGGATGTCTTGCATACGAAGTGAGCCGTTCTTGTCGGCCAGCGCGAGCAGTACGTCAAACATCGCGTCGATACGCCCCATGTATCTCCTCCGCTATGGTTGCCAAGCGGCTTTTGTTGGTGAAGAGGTACGCTGTGCGGGGATCACATACACCGCGCAGGTATGCCGCATTATAAGACGCTGGTGCGTCAAAGTCAATAGGTTTTTTCAGGTTTTTGCCCTTTTTTCGGTAAATTCGCAAGCCTGTTTTCGATTTCAAAAGAAAAGTGCGGCACACTTGCGATGTGCCGCACTGTTGAACGCGCGCCGGCGCGTCTGTCAGTTGCCTTGCATGGGCGCCAGGTAAAAACTGTTCACCCAGCCTTGCACGTCGTTCCACTCAATCTGCACCCAAAACGAATCGTTGACCTGCACCGGATCGCCGACGATGCGCACTCCCTCAGCGTCGGGGGGGAGTGTGCCGACGATGTCGTATTCGACGCCGGGACCGTTGCGCACGTTCAACACATCGTCATCTGCGACGCGCACAACGCGGTAGCGCTCTTCGGGCAGTTGTGGCGGGCGAAGCGCCTCGATGGGAACAGGCGTGCCCGGTGGTTCAAGTCCACGTGTGCCCGTGCTGATGCTGTATTCAACACGCTGAGCGCCGTCGGCAGTGGCACAGACGAGCACAAGTTCGGCGTCGTGCGTCTCCCATGTCAGCGTGCGGCACTCTTCAACGGCGAGGTTGTCATCCACCAGCCAGGCGGTATCGGCGTCAACGTCCAGAATGTAGAGACGCACGCCTTGCGTGCCGCCAAACGAGGCGTCGCGGAAGTCGAGGAAGGCCAGCCAGCGGCCATCAGGCGACCAGGCGAGCGGGGTAAGATGAATGTCCGCGGCAAGGACGCGCTTTTCGCCCGTAGCGACGTCGTAGAGCACCAAACCGGCTTGCGGGGCAGTCGGTGGTGGTTGAATGCAGCAAGCGTTGATGCGTTCGTAGACAAACGCGCGCCCATCCGGCGCCCAGAGAAGCGCCTCACCGTTGACGGCGTCCCACTGGTCGGTGATGCGCCGCACGTCCTGCCCATCGGTGGAAATCAGATAGGCTTCGTTTTCATTTTCGATGCAGGTGAGCAAAAAGACCACGTAGTCGCCGCGCGGCGAGGGGAGAATAGTGCCACGGGAACAAGCCGGCGCGACTTCTTCGGTGTTGACCACCAGACGGTCCCCCTGCCAGAGATTGGCGCGCTCATCCACCACAAAAGGCGGCGCGGGCGTCGGTGTGGGCAGGTCGCGCGGGGGGGCAGGAGGGGTTGGGGTTGGCGTCGGCGTGTCCGGCACCGGCGAAGCCACGACTGACGGCGTGGCGGTTGGCGGTTCGATGACGGCTTCTTGCACGAGCGGCTCAGCGCCACCGCACGCGGTCAGCCAGGCGGCCAGAAAGAACCATCCCAGCATGAAAGCGATTGGCGACAGGTATTTGACGTGCATACATGACTCCTTTGGGCGTGCGCCCGTTCGGTTCGACTTTTGGCGCATGTGTACTCTACACCATGCAAGGAACAGCAACGTTATCATTTCAACGTTGAAAAGATGTTTTTTTGTTCACACACGGGGAAGGTGGGGGATTATTTGCCGATGCAAAAGCGGCTGAAAATGGTGTCCAGCAGGTCTTCGGTGGCGGTTTCACCTGTAATTTCACCCAACGCGTTGACGGCGCTGTGCAGGTCAATGGTGATAAAATCGGCGGGCAAGCCGGCGGCATACGTGGATTGAGCGGCGCGCACATGGTCGAGCGCCCGTTGCAACGCGGCTTTGTGCCGCGGATTGGTCACGAGCGCGCCATGCAGTGGCATGACATGCCCCCCCGTCACCTGTTCAAAAATGGTTTCTTCCAGCCGGTCCAGCCCTTCGCCCTGTTGCGCCGACAATTCAACGCGCGGGGCGGCGGGTAAAAAGGGCACGTTGTCGGGAAAGAGACGGCGCGGCAAGTCGGTTTTGTTGAGCACAACAATCGCCGGACGCCCTTCGACTTCGGCGGCAATCGCGTGGTCTTCGTCGGTGAGGGGCTGGCTGGCGTCGAGCACGAGCAACACCAGGTCGGCTTGGGCGATGGCGGCGCGGCTCCGTTCGACACCAATGGCTTCGACCACATCTTGCGTCTGGCGGATGCCCGCCGTATCCACCACCACCACGGGAATGCCGCGCACGTTGAGCGTTTCTTCCAACACATCGCGCGTGGTGCCGGGAATATCGGTCACGATCGCGCGGTCGTGGCGCAACAAGCGGTTGAGCAGGCTGCTTTTGCCCACATTGGGACGCCCCACAATGGCGACGCGCACCCCTTCGCGCAGGAGCATGCCGCGGTCGGCGGTGGCAATCAAGCGTTCCAGGTGCGCCGCGACACGCTCAAGGTCGGGGGCGATGTCTTGCGGCGGCACATCGTCTTCGGGGAAGTCAATCAGCGCGGTCAGGTGTGCCAGCACATCCAGCAACATTTGCCGGGCGTGGCGAATATCGTCGGAAAGATGGCCGCCGAGTTGGCGCAAGGCGGCTTGCAAGCCGGCTTCTGTGCGAGCGCGCACCACGTCGAGCACGGCTTCGGCTTGCGCGAGGTCAATACGCCCATTGAGAAAGGCGCGCAAGGTCATTTCACCGGGTTCCGCCAGGCGCGCCCCCGCCGACAACACGAGCGAAAGCACGGCGCGCAGTGGCGCCATGCCGCCATGACCATGAATTTCGACCACATCTTGCCGCGTGTAGGTGTGGGGCGCGCGCATATAGACCGCCATCACTTCGTCCACCACATCGCCAGTATGCGGGTCAACAATGTGCCCGTACATCAGGCGGTGAGATTCAAATGGGCGTGGGCGAGCAGGGCGAAATAAGCGCCGTAAAATCGCCAGCGCCTCTGGTCCGCTGATGCGCACAATGCCAATCCCCCCTTCGCCCACGGGAGTGGCAATCGCGGCAATGGTATCGTCTAATGCGTATGCCACCGGTCCGGTCTCCTTTCCTGCGATGTGATGCTGTGTCAATTGTACCTGCAACGTGTTGGAAACAAAGTCGGTGAGCAGAAACCCGCCGTTCAGAATGACAAATGACACTTTACACACATACAGGGTAGTAGTATAATGCCGGTGTCGTGTGTTGATATCAAACAGCAATTCGCGTTGGAGGTGGCACGATGCCGAAGAACATGGCTGGGTGGGACCGAGCAATTCGCATTATTCTGGCGCTCTTGTTTGCGTATCTCTATTTCAACGGGACGGTGACAGGCGCGCTTGGGCTGCTGTTGCTTGTGGTGGGTATCATCTTCCTGGTCACAAGCCTGGTGGGGTTCTGCCCTTTGTACAAAGTTTTCAAATTCAGCACACGCAAAGCGTAAGGCAAGTCTCCTTGTAGAACCGACCTGGCGTCCGTGCTGGGTCGGTTTTTCATTTTTCAAATAAGGTAGGAAGCCAACAATGAACATGCGAGAATTTGAACAGACCATCAAAACCAGTGCGACGCCGGTTATCGTGGATGTGTGGGCGCCCTGGTGTCTGCCGTGCCGCGCCACCAAGCCCTTGCTGGAAGAACTGGCGCGCGAATACGAAGGCGAAGTTGCCTTCCTCGCGGTCAACGCCGATGAATCGCCGGAGGTGGCGCGTGCGTTCAAGGTCATGGCGATTCCCACACTGCTGATTTTCGAGCAAGGCGAACTCACACAGCGGCTTGTGGGGGCGCAATCGCCGGGAACGTACAAGACGCTGTTTGCACGGCTAGCGGGCGAAACGAGCGCCGAGACGGCGGCAACACCCGCCATTGCCCCTGGGGAACGCCTGTTGCGCCTGGGCGCGGCGGCGCTCTTGTTCACGATTGCGCTGGCGCAAGGCGTCTGGTGGCTGGGGGCGATTGCCGCCGGGATGGCGTTTTGGGGCGTGTATGACCGCTGTCCACTCTGGCGCACAATCCAATCGCGCTTGTGGCGCGCATAGCAAACCTGTTGGCATTTGGCGCGCGGTGGCGTCGTGATACCATACAGCCCCAACCAACCGACGTCACACATCAGGAGGAAGAGGCCATGCAGGTTTGCCACACCATCGAAGAATTGCGCGCCGCGCGCGCACAACTGCCTGCACCGGTCGGGTTTGTGCCGACCATGGGCTATTTGCACGCCGGCCACCTGGAGCTGGTGCGCCGTTCTCTGCTCGAAAACGCTGCGACGGTGGTGAGCATTTTCGTCAACCCAATACAGTTTGACCGCAAAGACGACCTGGACGCCTATCCGCGCGATGTACCGCGTGATCTGCGCCTGCTTGAAGAGGCTGGCGTGGATCTGGTCTTTGTGCCTGATGTGGAAGTGATGTACCCCGAAGGGTTCGCCACGACCGTCCACATCAGCGGCATTACCGAAGTGTTGGAAGGGGCGCACCGCCCCGGACACTTCGACGGCGTCGCCACCGTGGTGAGCAAACTGTTCAACATCGTGCAACCCGACCGCGCCTATTTCGGGCAAAAAGACGCCCAGCAAGTGGTGGTCGTCAAGCGGTTGGTCGCCGACCTCAATTTTCCCATCGAGATTCGCACGGTGCCAACGGTGCGCGAACATGACGGGTTGGCGCTCAGTTCACGCAATGTGCGCCTGAGCCCCGAAGGGCGCGCCATTGCGCCGAAGCTGTACCAGGCGCTACACGCCGCCGAAGAAGCCTGGTTGCGGGGTGAGCGCCGCGCCGAGGTTCTGCGCGGGATTGTGGAAGAGCGCCTGGCGGAAGAGCC belongs to Ardenticatena maritima and includes:
- the murJ gene encoding murein biosynthesis integral membrane protein MurJ: MSEQHSHANRRLARATFIVMAGYLAAKVSGIGREIIVARTFGAVAELDAYYAAFNIPDLIFTLIAGGALATAFIPVLAEYVSTREREAVWRLIGNVLTVVFLLTALLAGVVALVAPWLVRVVVAPGFDAAQQHLTVALMRLILLSTLIFSVSGLFMGVLNTFQHFLLPAFAPVMYNLGIIFGALVLSPRMAPEKAIFGLAWGVVIGAALHAAIQVPGLWRYGVRIRPHLALHDRGLRDVLRLMGPRVLALGVIKLNWLVVSNLESRLEEGSLAALTFAWHLVQVPETIFASALATALFPTLAHLAGQGDLAGLRRTFETAMRLILLLTIPTAAGLWILGRALVQTVYEGGAFTAAATDAVTIALRFYALGLVGHSALEVVARTFYARKDTLTPLWMALIAMVGNVALALLLLRSLGHGGLALANSAAVTLEVALGVWWLRGRVGGDVVGGVVQAAVRVALATAGMVAVLVVFHTAVPTWPAWGLLLAGSVVGVVAFAAVGVVVGLHTWLSAFGMRLPVGR
- the rpoD gene encoding RNA polymerase sigma factor RpoD, whose translation is MGRIDAMFDVLLALADKNGSLRMQDILARFSPPPDEETLLILCERLEEAGVEVTADVPERTRSPRPASTSAWRDLSLVNPDDTVGLYLLESCQHPLLTAEQEVELAQRMERGKAAEARLRAEGEVLDDATRRELEALVQDGREARRRLIESNYRLVISIAKRYEGRGVPLLDLIQEGNIGLMRAVEKFDYHLGYKFSTYATWWIRQAITRAIADQSRTIRVPVHMTERISEMKRVERQLSQELGREPTVEELASALNTTPEKVQQMIRVAQHPMSLETPVGDDGETNLSDFIEDDSSPSPLDHTSQHLLREELERVFASLHPREAQILRLRYGLKGGKGMTLEQVGQKYGLTRERIRQIEVEALRKLRHPSRSRRLRDFLA
- a CDS encoding SH3 domain-containing protein — encoded protein: MHVKYLSPIAFMLGWFFLAAWLTACGGAEPLVQEAVIEPPTATPSVVASPVPDTPTPTPTPPAPPRDLPTPTPAPPFVVDERANLWQGDRLVVNTEEVAPACSRGTILPSPRGDYVVFLLTCIENENEAYLISTDGQDVRRITDQWDAVNGEALLWAPDGRAFVYERINACCIQPPPTAPQAGLVLYDVATGEKRVLAADIHLTPLAWSPDGRWLAFLDFRDASFGGTQGVRLYILDVDADTAWLVDDNLAVEECRTLTWETHDAELVLVCATADGAQRVEYSISTGTRGLEPPGTPVPIEALRPPQLPEERYRVVRVADDDVLNVRNGPGVEYDIVGTLPPDAEGVRIVGDPVQVNDSFWVQIEWNDVQGWVNSFYLAPMQGN
- the mnmE gene encoding tRNA uridine-5-carboxymethylaminomethyl(34) synthesis GTPase MnmE; the encoded protein is MAYALDDTIAAIATPVGEGGIGIVRISGPEALAILRRLFRPARPRPFESHRLMYGHIVDPHTGDVVDEVMAVYMRAPHTYTRQDVVEIHGHGGMAPLRAVLSLVLSAGARLAEPGEMTLRAFLNGRIDLAQAEAVLDVVRARTEAGLQAALRQLGGHLSDDIRHARQMLLDVLAHLTALIDFPEDDVPPQDIAPDLERVAAHLERLIATADRGMLLREGVRVAIVGRPNVGKSSLLNRLLRHDRAIVTDIPGTTRDVLEETLNVRGIPVVVVDTAGIRQTQDVVEAIGVERSRAAIAQADLVLLVLDASQPLTDEDHAIAAEVEGRPAIVVLNKTDLPRRLFPDNVPFLPAAPRVELSAQQGEGLDRLEETIFEQVTGGHVMPLHGALVTNPRHKAALQRALDHVRAAQSTYAAGLPADFITIDLHSAVNALGEITGETATEDLLDTIFSRFCIGK
- a CDS encoding YgaP family membrane protein, with amino-acid sequence MPKNMAGWDRAIRIILALLFAYLYFNGTVTGALGLLLLVVGIIFLVTSLVGFCPLYKVFKFSTRKA
- the trxA gene encoding thioredoxin; translated protein: MNMREFEQTIKTSATPVIVDVWAPWCLPCRATKPLLEELAREYEGEVAFLAVNADESPEVARAFKVMAIPTLLIFEQGELTQRLVGAQSPGTYKTLFARLAGETSAETAATPAIAPGERLLRLGAAALLFTIALAQGVWWLGAIAAGMAFWGVYDRCPLWRTIQSRLWRA
- the panC gene encoding pantoate--beta-alanine ligase, producing MQVCHTIEELRAARAQLPAPVGFVPTMGYLHAGHLELVRRSLLENAATVVSIFVNPIQFDRKDDLDAYPRDVPRDLRLLEEAGVDLVFVPDVEVMYPEGFATTVHISGITEVLEGAHRPGHFDGVATVVSKLFNIVQPDRAYFGQKDAQQVVVVKRLVADLNFPIEIRTVPTVREHDGLALSSRNVRLSPEGRAIAPKLYQALHAAEEAWLRGERRAEVLRGIVEERLAEEPAIRVEYVSLAHPEQLHELSGEIEAGLLSLAAWIDNVRLIDNVPLPPVKE